GGTGGAGAAGGGGATATCTCCTAATGTTATCTCCTACTCTACAGTTATCAATGTGCTTTGCAATTCTGGTCACATTGAGCTTGCTTTCTCGCTTTTGGCGCAGATGTTGAAACGAGGGTGTCATCCAAATAATCATACATTGACTTCTCTTGTGAAGGGTTGTTTTGTAAGAGGTACAGCAGTCGATGCTCTAGACTTGTGGAACCGGATGATCAGAGGATTTGAGTTGCAACCGAATGTTGTAGCGTTTAATACTTTGGTTCAAGGATTTTGTTCCCATGGGAATATGAGAAAGGCTATTTCTGTCTTTTCACACATGGAAGAAAACAGATGTCCTCCAAACATCAGAACCTATGGCTCTCTTATCAACGGCTTTGCCAAAAGAGGTAGCCTCGAGGGTGCAGTTTATATATGGAATAAGATGCTAACTAGTGGATGCTCCCCAAATGTTGTGGTGTATACGAACATGGTGGAAGCTCTTTGTAGGCACTCCAAGTTTAAAGAAGCTGAATCTCTTATAGAAATTATGTCTAAAGAGAACTGTGCTCCTTCTGTGCCAACGTTTAACGCTTTTATCAAAGGTTTATGCGATGCTGGGAGGCTTGATTGGGCTGAGAAAGTGTTCAGACAAATGGAGCAGCAGTACAAATGTCCTCCCAACATTGTAACATATAATGAGTTGCTGGATGGGCTCGCAAAGGCAAACCGAATAGAAGAAGCATATGGTCTTACCCGAGAGATATTCATGAGAGGTGTGGAGTGGAGCTCATCGACTTACAACACACTTTTACATGGATCATGCAATGCAGGTCTCCCGGGGATAGCTCTGCAGCTAGTAGGAAAAATGATGGTCGATGGTAAATCTCCGGATGAGATTACAATGAACATGATATTATTAGCATATTGCAAACAAGGAAAAGCTGAGAGGGCAGTCCAGATGTTGGATCTAGTTTCatgtggaagaagaaagtggTGGCCTGATGTAATCTCTTACACAAATGTGTTATGGGGTCTATGCAGTTCTAATTGTCGGGAGGATGCAGTGATTCTTCTTGAGAGGATGATAAGTGAAGGTATTGTCCCAAGTATTGCTACATGGAATGTATTGGTTCGATGTTTTATTCTCGATGACATCTTGAGCCCATGAGATCAGTCTACCATATGGAAAATTAATCTTGTTCAATTTGTTGGGAAGCCATTTTCGTATCTGTCTTGAGTAGAAGCATCAACTGCGGTGGATATATGGAAATCTTGTGTCAGATGGAAGCTTGGCTTGTGGGTCTTCACTGAACCCTTTAAGAACTCCAAGCAAACATCTCAATCCTAGCAAGAAAAATCCTGACAAATACATTGCTGAGAGATTGGTAAGGAAATATGAAGAGACAGATACTCTTTGGTCATGCTTCTGTAGTAAATGATTATGGTCAGCAGTCTTTTattctataattatatttttggttacaGATAAGCCGTATAAGCCGTATATGCTCTCCGTAGAAGCTAAATACAATTCTCCAGGCTCTTgtagaaaaaaatccaaaagaaagtTTAACAAAACCCAAATACTCTGGGAAAAGGAAAataggtttctttttttgggttataaATAGAAGAGACAGGTTTactaactttttatttttattttttatgttttgttgaaGTCTTGAAGAGAATCGATATGGTGAACTCTGCGAGGTATTTGGAAATACAGGAGGAACGTAGGAACCTACCAGTATGGGTACACAAAGACGAGTTTCTCCAAGCTCTGAAGGAAAATCAGATGGTGATACTGGTGGGTGATACGGGCAGTGGTAAGACAACGCAAATCCCACAGTTCGTTTTAGAAGCTTTGGTCaatgaaaaccctaatcctgGTGGGACTGGGAGGTTGGTTGTTGGGTGCACGCAGCCTTGTAGAGTTGCAGCGATGTCTGCGGCCCGCCGAGTTGCTGAAGAGATGGATGCAGTGATCGGTGAAGAAGTCGGTTGCACAGTCCGTTTCGACGATTGCAGCAGCTCCAGAACCGTGCTCAAGTACCTGACCGATGGAATGCTTCTGAGAGAAGCACTGGTGGATCCGCTCTTATCAAATTACAAAGCGATCATTCTGGACGAGGCCCACGAAAGAAGTATAGCCACGGATTTGCTTTTTGGTATTCTTGTAAAAGCCTTGACTAGCCGGCCTACTCTTAAGCTGGTTGTGATGAGTTCAACCCTATACGCCCACAAGCTCCGCTACTATTTTGGCGGTCATGTGCCTCTCATCAAAGTCCCAGGTAGGCTCCATCCAGTGGAGATCATTTATACTCAAGAGCCTGTGACTCACTATCTCGAGGCTGCTATACGCAAAGTTATCCAGATTCACATGTGTGAGCCACCTGGTGATGTTCTTGTTTTCCTAACCGGggaagaagagattgaagatgctTGCAGCAGGATCTTACATAAGCTCGGAGATCAAGTCAAAGTCGTGCCACTGTATTCCTTCCTCCCGCCTGCCATGCAACAGAGGGCTTTCGATCCCACACCACATCCCGTGAGAAAGATTGTCGTCTCCACAAACATTGCAGAGACTTCTCTATCCATCGACGGGATTGTTTACGTCGTTGATCCTGGTTTCTCCATGCAGAAATACTACAACCCAAAAACTCGTCTAGACTCCTTGGTGGTGTCCCCAATATCCATGGCAAGTGCTGACCAGAGGGCACGTCGTGCCGGTACAACAGGGCCTGGTAAATGTTTCAGGCTATACACACAGGAAATTTACAGTGGCTTAATACCGCTGGAGGTTCCCGAGATGTATAGAGCAAACCTCGTAAACACAGTTCTGGCCTTGAAAAGGCTGGGTGTGAAGGACTTGTTATCCTTGAACTTTATGGATCCTCCTTTCCCTAAGACCCTTTTTCAGGCCTTGACGGATTTGTTTGACCTGGGAGCAGTGGACGATGAAGGTAACTTGACAAAGATAGGCGAGATGATGAGTCTGGAGGTCTAATTTAAGTTGATTTAATCGATATGTAGTCCCTTCGAATTTACAATTGTTcctattttttgatattttagatACTTACTTAACTTCATTATGTACATGCTtaactacaaattttaaataacattaGCCAAAAATACAGACTACTACTTTATACCACAATTTTATGCGACAAGATTAgccaaaatttgattataaagaaGTGATGTACaatgcttctttttcttttcacagcTGTTTTGCCAATGCAGACAAATTAAGGAATCCAAATACACAAAAAAGCTCGTGTTGACGAGTTGAGTGTTAACAAAAATCTCATAAAACTcgtaatttttgtataaaaccTACAGGTGAGTGTATTGATGTATGAGTTGCaaattttggtttcagtttAAGATCCTGTCCGTCAAGAAGCTGCTCGGAAGACTGTTCCTAACGATTAGCTCGAGGAGAAAGTTTTGGTGTCTATTGAAGCCCTTGATGAAATTTGGAATATAAAGTTTGGGTTTTTAACTGAAAGTTTGGCTTCAAACGAACATGTAGGAGGGGAACTTCGAGCCACTGAAAGATGTAAACTTCCTGCTTCAGATACTTTTCTGGTTAAAAGATCTGTCAGGTATCTTCTAAGCTCCTTGTCTTTTAGGACTTGTCagatttcatattttcattgaCTGGTGTGGTTCCAATTTAATTTCCTTCCTATTCATGCAGCTCGTAGGAACAACGTGAGGGCTGACTGCTGAGGCCACTATACACTATTCTTCCGCATTATCTACTTTAGCAACTAGTAAAAAGTCGGGGAATAATAACAAGACAAGATTACAAAGAACATAACATTTGCTTTATATTCTATAATTAGACATGGAACAAGCAATCTCTAGCTTCCCATTCTATTTTAGTCTTCTATGATTTTACCTACATCTCTCGTgaagaaaattttggaaaaacagGATAACGAAAGAATAAATGCTCTATAACCTCGAGAGACTACGCAGAAAACTATCACCTCGATGATCTTTCAATCCCTAAAACTGTGCAATAGCAGAGGGACTTGCTTTCAATGAATCTATTATCTTCCTGGGATTCTGTTTTGTGCTTCAGTGTGGAAGGTGATCAGTCAATTCTTAGATATGCAGTTTCTTAGTCAGCTGGTGTTATGCAAAGCTGACCATGCCCAGGACTGTGCTCTACAGGGTACATGCTTGTGCTTCTCACAAATTTTTGATGGTCGCTCACAGGTTTTCTGAGGTGTGAGACCATTGGACGcttgcttttgtttctcttctttactATCGAGCATGAAGCTAATGGGTTTGCAGATCCTGCTCCAACTCTCCTGCACATAAATGGTTTGTAAGAGAATATTGATGAAGTTTggcaaagaaagaagatgaaattggGTTATTGATAATTACCTCAAGAGCTTCTCTGCTGCAATTCTTGCAGATCTAATTGTACTGCGGCTTGGCACCCATTTCACGACTCGGTTAGGCTCAGCTCTCATGGGAGAGTGTATTTTAATGAGCTAAAAGAAAAGATAACCATGTTAAAACCAAAAAGCTAGAAGGGATCTCCTAATCTAGAATAGGCCAAAGCAAATGACATAAACGAATCAAGTGGTTATTCCATAATAACTCGTTAACTGGATAATGAGCAAAAACGAGACACCAGATACTTACACCCAAGCATTCCATCATCTGGTAGTAAGCTCTACCATGCAAAGGAGTATGCCCTTGTCGCGATTCTGAAAAATATCTAGTCCTGAAAGAATATTACAAGAGATTGCTGTCAAACGTAAACATGGTTCATAAACAGACAGGTATAAATAGTAAACATGGTTAATAAGTAAACAGCTAGACAAAACGAATATAGGTAGACTTAATACCACTCTTTATAGCCTGGATCCACAGTAAAACCATACATATCAACTGAATCACACGTCGAGAGAGCAAACTCAAGAGCCTTGAGCCCAGTTCCTTTGGCTGCCGAGCCAAATGAAGCACCAAGCATTAAGTACACAGGATTTTTTATTGGGACTTCCTGCATAGAAAGAAAATCGTCAAATATGTTTCAAAGACCAGGTGCAGATTACagatattcaaaatcaaaagagccAAGAGACAAATAAGTGCAATGTACAAACCCGAATCATCTTGTTCATAATATCATGAATTGTTGTTTTTACTAGGAGGACCTCTTGCTTTTTTTCTGCACAATTTCAAAGGATCAGAGAGAGTGGAGTATCTAGTTGCAAGCATAAAAAATGTGACACACACAAATGAGTGAAAAACAAGGGAACAGTTATACAGTACCATCCAACTCCACGACTTTGTCAAGGGCTTTTGCTGACCCTCGGTTAAGAAGACGGAATGTACTTTTCTCTCCTACATATTCCTTGTAGTTCTGCAAGATGATATTCCAAACAAAAATGAAGGTACGTGAGACTACAGAGGGAACAAAAGAATTGGAAGTTTGGTAAAATAAGTCTTCATTAACCTGAATCGGAGCACCATTTTCTCGAAGAACCGCATCGTAAGTATCTATCTCCTTTCcaaactttgtttttaaaagatcaCCAGAGTTACCAATAACAGCACATCGCTCAAACTGCCGAGGGAAATATGGTGGTGTTTCAGGAAGCACCAATGAAAGCTTCTCAATGCATAAAGATTTATTCTGGCAACGATTACTGCACCAGAGTGCGAGTTTCATTAACGCCAAGAAAAGAAGACGACAACACAGCATTGTACACTATATTTACAAACTACCAAATATATTGTGACTGAGAACCTTAAATTCTAGCTAAATTTGAGCAGTTGGCTATGAAAACAGAGTGATAAACTGATAATAACCAATTATCATGCATTTCATCCCTCGTCTAGTGTCAGTGAAATACTTACAGTTGAATTCCTTTATTGATTCTGCGCCAAGCATAGTCTTCCCATCCATTTGGTAAGGCATCAATGTATTCCTTGGTAAGTATGGTAGAGCTATTCCTGACCTAGTCAACCAACTCGCCAATTAACCCATCAGTTTAAAGACTacaacaaataaatatgaaCTGAAAGTTACACAAACAATAAGAACGGCAACACCCACTTGTTCCCATGTAGCTACTGCTTCGCACAGGTCAAACTCATATGAAAGTCCTTCAAGCTCTCCAGACTTGGGATCTTTCTGTTGTTGTACATAATCCAAGACATCAAAATAAGGTAAAGTACAAATATTCAACAAACCAATCTTAAATCTGCTAATGTATAGAGTCATGCAATCAGTCAAGAGGGAGCAATTACCCATTTGGGAACAGTATCCTTGGGGAAGTTAATTGAAACTTTGCAATAATCTCTACCCGTAGCAGCTTGTAGTCCCAGGCCATTTGCACTCTGCATCATCATTAGATCAGTTCTAATCAGCTAACTCGAAACGGATCAACCAATCGATTCCTAATGACTGATTCGGATTCACTTACTACGCACTTCTTGAATCCGCTCTGCAAAGACTGCAACGCCTCTAAATCTTCATTGCTAAGCCGATTAGACTCGTCTAAATCCACGGAATCATCTTCTTTATCATTAATCATCCCCATActtcagaaacaaaaatttcacgAATACAAACACTATACACTGACACGACGATGGAGTATACATACACTTACATAGATTCGAGACGCCAAAAATGTAGATTAGAACAGCAGAGATTCCAGTAGTTAAAGCTAATAGGAATATCAGATGCAAGAGCTTCATCGATTCCCCCAGTAAAAGCTTCGGCTTCGATCTTTCAAGGAGACGACGACGATGTGAATTAGAATTACTAACGCGAAAGTTCCCGATCTGAGCATTAATGAACAGCGTGTAGTCTCCTTTCTGAAGCTTAAGACGGCATACAGTTTTATCTTAAAACAAAACGCTGCGTATTTAACGAATGATGTTAAAACGGCACGATAGTTATGAAATGAGAACGGTCCACGTGGCTAAAAACCCTTTTCTTGTTCATCttcaaaaagacaaacaaaaaccctaacaaTCTCCTCTGTAAAAAAATGTCTGATAGTTCAGATTCCATTAAAGCAAGTTTGATAAGCATCAAGAGCCCATGATGAAATGGTGAATCGTTTTGAATTTTCATGGCGGTTTTAAGTATGGGTTTCGCTTGCAGATCCCATTTCCCTGTTCGTCCCCTGTTTTACTGTTTCTCGAAGGTAAATATATACACTTTTAACAACTACGACAGTATAATTCTATGTAATTtcgttttcatatatttttatattcgtGTTCTTTGTTTGTGTTAATATGTTGTTTCGCTTACAGGTTCAGTTCAACACTGCTACTGCTGCTGCAATTTATCATCATGACAAGGGTAAAGCACCAAAGTGGAAGAAATTGAATTCAGAAGATCTTGGGATAACCAGTTCTATGATTTCAAAGCCCGCCCGGGTAGTTCTAAATGGCCTTAAGAGTAAAggttgatgcttttttttttttatcttctgaTAGAATCTAAAGATGAAATCTCAAATGTTTTATTCTTTCTGTTGCTggttttagaatttgttttcttttttccatgATGTGATGTGTGTAGGACATGATGTTTACCTTGTTGGAGGCTGTGTAAGGGATCTTATTTTGAAGAGGACACCAAAAGATTTTGATGTACTTACTAATGCAGAGCTTAGAGAGGTTGGTCTCCAAGCTAAAGGTCATCTCTATAGCATTGTCTCTCAATCGGATTTCAAgaaatgattctttttttgttggaaatgtGTTTAGGTTGTTCGGACTTTCTCAAGATGTGAAATTGTTGGAAGAAGGTTTCCTATATGTCACGTGCACGTTGGGAATGATATGATTGAGGTTTGATGTTTCCTTGTCAAGGATTATCTTTTTAAAACCAATATAAGCATAGCAAAGTCAAATAAGAACAAATCTCGTCACTTTAGATTCCTTTGTATTCTTTTTGAGTAGGTTTCGAGTTTTAGCACATCTGCTCAACATTCTCCTAGAACTGGTTCTGGAAAATCCAATGGCTCCTATGACGAGGACAGTATCCGTTACAATAATTGCTTGCAGCGTGATTTCACTATTAATGGGTATCTTATTAATCCCTAGACAATCTCCTGTCGAAAGAGAGAAATGAATTGGTTCTTCATGTTTCCTGTTAACTTTTATTACATTTCCTTACTAATTTATATTGCTTTTCCTATCTCAGTTTGATGTTTGATCCGTATGCCAAAGTTGTATATGACTATCTCGGGGGAATGGAAGACATTAGAAAAGCCAAGGTGTGGACGTAGTCTGTAATGCCTTTTTTTTGGGGATTAATTATCTACAAATACATATGGTCTAAGTGTGGTTCTTTGCGCACAGGTACGGACGGTGTTTCATGCTGGCACATCTTTTCAAGAAGACTGTGGtgagttttcacttttcagagaaaaaaattCATCTATGAATACCATAAATAATCTCTATAATGGAAGCTCATTAGTGCGACATGGTTTATACTATTTCCAGCCCGGATTCTTCGTGGAACAAGAATTGCTGCGCGGTTAGGATTCACAATATCCAAGGAAACAGCTCATTTTTTAAGGAACCTTTCCTTCCTTGTACAAAGACTCCACAGGGTAGGCTTTTGTTATTGCTACTCTCTACAAAGAAATAATTTCTACACATTTGTGTTACAACGTCTTGGTCACGAATGATTCTGCATCAAATGTGTAGGGAAGAATCTTGATGGAAATGAATTACATGTTAGCATATGGATCAGCAGAAGCTTCTTTAAGATTGTTGTGGAAATTTGGGATACTAGAAATTCTTTTACCAATTCAGGTTAGTAGTGATTTCACTCGACTCTTGTTGGGTCTTTTATCGCATCTAGTCTATCTAACTTCAATATTCACAGGCAGCATATCTCATTCACAGTGGTTTCAAGAGACGTGACGAAACGACTAACATGCTTCTGGTAATAAGCAGATGCACATTTTGAAATATTCTTCAGAGACAGGTGTATGTTGCTTAACATGTGGAGTAAAGAACTTATACTTAACATTCAACCATGCAGTCTCTCTTCGGCAATTTGGATACTTTGTTGGCTCCAGACAGACCTTGCCCCAGCAGCTTATGGTATGTGGGTCTTCGTCTATTAAGATCCTTTAGGCACCATCCTTATTATATACAGTTGACAATATTGTAATGCCTAACATAATTGGGTGGGGAATTTGCAGGTTAGCAATCTTGGCTCTTCACAAAGCCCTTGCTGATCAACCTCGATATCCTTCAGTGGTTGCCGCGTTCAGCCTTGCTGTCCACAATGGTGGAGATGTTCTAGAAGCTATAAAAATCACCCATGAAGTCACAAAGCCACATAACAGAAGCTTCTTTGAGCTACTGGAGCCAGAGGAACTGGACTCCCAAACCTTATTGGATGAAGTCATGGATCTTGATTCGTCTATCAAAGAAGCCTTGGGACAGATGACTAATGGGAAGTTTATTTCCAAGGCTATGGCAGCGTATCCTCAGGCCCCACATTCCGATATGGTAAGCACTCCTACTTTTCTTAGCTTCATATAACGAAGTTTCATTGgtaaatatgcaaatgcagattCGTCTCCGTAGAAAGCCTAGACTATTATAGGATAGGGAGTTTGATATATCTTTTTGCTAATGATTAGAAACAAGATTTCCTTGGTTAAGCTGTTGTACTAATTATCTTCTATCGTTGGCCTTTCTACAGGTTTTCATACCGTTGCAGTTGTACCTAGATGCAAGAAGAATATTCGAGTGTGTGAAGGAAAATGTGCAGAAGGAATTTGTGCCTAAGCAAGACAGTGAAATTGATTATACCTCATTATCTTCAGGCAACCTTCCAGAAGTTAGACATGTATTTGCTAGGGTTGTTTTCGACACTGTCTTTCCATTAAACCCATCTCAAGAGTTGTAGTCCCTCTTGGATTGGTTGTGTTTAAACTGATATACGGTAGAACGCAAAAGGATATTTTCGAAAACTCTCATATGTAGAATATAATAGCTAGATGCAGTGAACACCATTTTTGTACTATTACAAGgtagaaacaaaataagaataataattggGAGTTTTGCTTCCCTTTTATTGGTCTAGTGTTTATGGCTATGCGATGGAATGTCCTTGTAGTTTTATGCACTTACAGATGGAGCAAGCGCAGTAACTGGAGAAGCACCACCAGTGGATGGcgaaagaaaatgagaaaattataGGTAAGTGATGGAGTGTCTTTCATATGTTGGTTCtaaaatgatttgattattgatgAGAATATCTTTAAGTGCAGGTGATGAAAAACTTACAATCCAGCTAAAACTTTGACAGCATCAGAGATAACCCACTGCGCTCCTGTTAGTGTTCCTATCATGAAAATGCGAAGTGGAGGGCCCCTAGTTAACATACCCCAAAAAATAGCCTTTTTACTGCCTGTAGCATGTGAAAGAATAACAACCAAGTCGGTAGCAGCCAAAAgtagccatatatatatatatatatatatatatatcagtggATGAATCTGAGCTGTTGGCTGTTCTGGTGAAGTACGGATTTGTATGCAATTTCACTCACATCAGTAACAGTAT
The Camelina sativa cultivar DH55 chromosome 6, Cs, whole genome shotgun sequence genome window above contains:
- the LOC104791103 gene encoding pentatricopeptide repeat-containing protein At3g48810, which translates into the protein MYLKEGCSLLLKVQKPLIPFVLNTNLNVNHLLPEATTNHAEIKESDVVKRLRQESCVPLALHFFKSVANSNLFKHTPLTFEVMIRKLAMDGQVDSVQYLLQQMKLQGFHCSEDLFISVISVYRQVGLAERAVEMFYRIKEFGCDPSVKIYNHVLDTLLGENRIQMIYTVYRDMKRDGFEPNVFTYNVLLKALCKNNKVDGAKKLLVEMSNKGCCPDAVSYTTVISSMCEFGMVKEGRELAGKFEPVVSVYNALINGLCKDHDYKGAFELMREMVEKGISPNVISYSTVINVLCNSGHIELAFSLLAQMLKRGCHPNNHTLTSLVKGCFVRGTAVDALDLWNRMIRGFELQPNVVAFNTLVQGFCSHGNMRKAISVFSHMEENRCPPNIRTYGSLINGFAKRGSLEGAVYIWNKMLTSGCSPNVVVYTNMVEALCRHSKFKEAESLIEIMSKENCAPSVPTFNAFIKGLCDAGRLDWAEKVFRQMEQQYKCPPNIVTYNELLDGLAKANRIEEAYGLTREIFMRGVEWSSSTYNTLLHGSCNAGLPGIALQLVGKMMVDGKSPDEITMNMILLAYCKQGKAERAVQMLDLVSCGRRKWWPDVISYTNVLWGLCSSNCREDAVILLERMISEGIVPSIATWNVLVRCFILDDILSP
- the LOC104791104 gene encoding sialyltransferase-like protein 2 isoform X4, whose protein sequence is MKLLHLIFLLALTTGISAVLIYIFGVSNLYESNRLSNEDLEALQSLQSGFKKCVSANGLGLQAATGRDYCKVSINFPKDTVPKWKDPKSGELEGLSYEFDLCEAVATWEQVRNSSTILTKEYIDALPNGWEDYAWRRINKGIQLNRCQNKSLCIEKLSLVLPETPPYFPRQFERCAVIGNSGDLLKTKFGKEIDTYDAVLRENGAPIQNYKEYVGEKSTFRLLNRGSAKALDKVVELDEKKQEVLLVKTTIHDIMNKMIREVPIKNPVYLMLGASFGSAAKGTGLKALEFALSTCDSVDMYGFTVDPGYKEWTRYFSESRQGHTPLHGRAYYQMMECLGLIKIHSPMRAEPNRVVKWVPSRSTIRSARIAAEKLLRRVGAGSANPLASCSIVKKRNKSKRPMVSHLRKPVSDHQKFVRSTSMYPVEHSPGHGQLCITPAD
- the LOC104791104 gene encoding sialyltransferase-like protein 2 isoform X1 → MKLLHLIFLLALTTGISAVLIYIFGVSNLCKYDSVDLDESNRLSNEDLEALQSLQSGFKKCVSANGLGLQAATGRDYCKVSINFPKDTVPKWKDPKSGELEGLSYEFDLCEAVATWEQVRNSSTILTKEYIDALPNGWEDYAWRRINKGIQLNRCQNKSLCIEKLSLVLPETPPYFPRQFERCAVIGNSGDLLKTKFGKEIDTYDAVLRENGAPIQNYKEYVGEKSTFRLLNRGSAKALDKVVELDEKKQEVLLVKTTIHDIMNKMIREVPIKNPVYLMLGASFGSAAKGTGLKALEFALSTCDSVDMYGFTVDPGYKEWTRYFSESRQGHTPLHGRAYYQMMECLGLIKIHSPMRAEPNRVVKWVPSRSTIRSARIAAEKLLRRVGAGSANPLASCSIVKKRNKSKRPMVSHLRKPVSDHQKFVRSTSMYPVEHSPGHGQLCITPAD
- the LOC104791104 gene encoding sialyltransferase-like protein 2 isoform X3 produces the protein MKLLHLIFLLALTTGISAVLIYIFGVSNLCKYESNRLSNEDLEALQSLQSGFKKCVSANGLGLQAATGRDYCKVSINFPKDTVPKWKDPKSGELEGLSYEFDLCEAVATWEQVRNSSTILTKEYIDALPNGWEDYAWRRINKGIQLNRCQNKSLCIEKLSLVLPETPPYFPRQFERCAVIGNSGDLLKTKFGKEIDTYDAVLRENGAPIQNYKEYVGEKSTFRLLNRGSAKALDKVVELDEKKQEVLLVKTTIHDIMNKMIREVPIKNPVYLMLGASFGSAAKGTGLKALEFALSTCDSVDMYGFTVDPGYKEWTRYFSESRQGHTPLHGRAYYQMMECLGLIKIHSPMRAEPNRVVKWVPSRSTIRSARIAAEKLLRRVGAGSANPLASCSIVKKRNKSKRPMVSHLRKPVSDHQKFVRSTSMYPVEHSPGHGQLCITPAD
- the LOC104791102 gene encoding probable pre-mRNA-splicing factor ATP-dependent RNA helicase DEAH3, coding for MVNSARYLEIQEERRNLPVWVHKDEFLQALKENQMVILVGDTGSGKTTQIPQFVLEALVNENPNPGGTGRLVVGCTQPCRVAAMSAARRVAEEMDAVIGEEVGCTVRFDDCSSSRTVLKYLTDGMLLREALVDPLLSNYKAIILDEAHERSIATDLLFGILVKALTSRPTLKLVVMSSTLYAHKLRYYFGGHVPLIKVPGRLHPVEIIYTQEPVTHYLEAAIRKVIQIHMCEPPGDVLVFLTGEEEIEDACSRILHKLGDQVKVVPLYSFLPPAMQQRAFDPTPHPVRKIVVSTNIAETSLSIDGIVYVVDPGFSMQKYYNPKTRLDSLVVSPISMASADQRARRAGTTGPGKCFRLYTQEIYSGLIPLEVPEMYRANLVNTVLALKRLGVKDLLSLNFMDPPFPKTLFQALTDLFDLGAVDDEGNLTKIGEMMSLEV
- the LOC104791104 gene encoding sialyltransferase-like protein 2 isoform X2, with the protein product MKLLHLIFLLALTTGISAVLIYIFGVSNLYDSVDLDESNRLSNEDLEALQSLQSGFKKCVSANGLGLQAATGRDYCKVSINFPKDTVPKWKDPKSGELEGLSYEFDLCEAVATWEQVRNSSTILTKEYIDALPNGWEDYAWRRINKGIQLNRCQNKSLCIEKLSLVLPETPPYFPRQFERCAVIGNSGDLLKTKFGKEIDTYDAVLRENGAPIQNYKEYVGEKSTFRLLNRGSAKALDKVVELDEKKQEVLLVKTTIHDIMNKMIREVPIKNPVYLMLGASFGSAAKGTGLKALEFALSTCDSVDMYGFTVDPGYKEWTRYFSESRQGHTPLHGRAYYQMMECLGLIKIHSPMRAEPNRVVKWVPSRSTIRSARIAAEKLLRRVGAGSANPLASCSIVKKRNKSKRPMVSHLRKPVSDHQKFVRSTSMYPVEHSPGHGQLCITPAD
- the LOC104791106 gene encoding uncharacterized protein LOC104791106, with translation MAVLSMGFACRSHFPVRPLFYCFSKVQFNTATAAAIYHHDKGKAPKWKKLNSEDLGITSSMISKPARVVLNGLKSKGHDVYLVGGCVRDLILKRTPKDFDVLTNAELREVVRTFSRCEIVGRRFPICHVHVGNDMIEVSSFSTSAQHSPRTGSGKSNGSYDEDSIRYNNCLQRDFTINGLMFDPYAKVVYDYLGGMEDIRKAKVRTVFHAGTSFQEDCARILRGTRIAARLGFTISKETAHFLRNLSFLVQRLHRGRILMEMNYMLAYGSAEASLRLLWKFGILEILLPIQAAYLIHSGFKRRDETTNMLLSLFGNLDTLLAPDRPCPSSLWLAILALHKALADQPRYPSVVAAFSLAVHNGGDVLEAIKITHEVTKPHNRSFFELLEPEELDSQTLLDEVMDLDSSIKEALGQMTNGKFISKAMAAYPQAPHSDMVFIPLQLYLDARRIFECVKENVQKEFVPKQDSEIDYTSLSSGNLPEVRHVFARVVFDTVFPLNPSQEL